The window CTCGGAGATGGCTACAATTGCAGCGGCTATTGCTTTTGAGAATGTTAGCCAAAAATATAGGTTCTATTTTATCATCCCAATTCTTACCAAAAACCAGTGGCGCCTTGCTCTCCAATTCGTTCAGAAGATCTGAATTGGGCGCCCTTTCAACTTCCAGTTGTATTCTATCGCTAGTGTCACGGAAAAAGGACAATCTCATCTCTGAATTCCAAAAAAATGGATGGCAAAGCACCTCCGACGCCTTTGGCCTGTCggtaaaaagaaattaactaTTGACTATTGGaaaattataacaaaagatGAAATGTAAGCCAAAATGCTCAAAGAAATCAATTATATGAATACCAACATTGAGATGGCCCACTTGCTAAATTCATACGCATCACAAATATGGTATCGGCGCAATGTCTAAAGCAATTAAAATTGCATTAATGAGAGAGTGACCAAAATGACCAAAAACTTCCATGCACTTTACGATAAATGACTGTAGTTTGACTATAACAAGAAGCCAAGAATGGTTTACTCAGAGCACTTTGAATTAGTAATATAATCATTCGGTCCGTAGAAATCTTCAAGACAAAATTAGGTAGTGATTCTCTAATTTTGTAGTTAGCTCCATATGCTAAACccgattctttctttttctattgattCTTTTCCGATCGAGATATATGGATCCACGGATCTATGTGTTTATATAGATCCTCTGTTCATGGATTAACGAAAATGCGCAAAAGCTCTATTTGCCTCTGCCATTCTATGAGTCTCTTCCTTTTTGCGTATGGCACGCCACTCCCTTTGGCAGCATCCACTAATTCGGAACTTAATTTGAAAGCCATATTTCGACCCGGACGTTTTCGGGATGCTCCTAATAACCAACGAATGGCAAGTGCTTTTCCTTGTGTGGATCCTATTTCAATGGGAACTTGATGAGTCGATCCGCCTACACGTCTTGCTTTTACTGCTATATCGGGAGGTACTCCACGTATTGCTTGACGTAAAACGGATAGTGGATTTGTttctgtcttttgttgaatCTTTTTCATGGCTCGATAGATAATTTGATACCCGAAAGACAAAAGACAAGAAGATCTGGATTAACGGCCGGAAAATTGTAAATCTTCACACGAAATCTTCGTAGTGTATGTATAGCAAGAATCCTCTAAATAGTTAATCAAAAGTTATATATTCGCAGGAGGGTAACCCACTTATAGCCCTAATAAACAAGCTTCTAACAATGATAATCTTACATTTGCATATCACAATTGTCAAAGGCATTTAGACAATCACATGGTCAACCTTTTCTCCTGCTTCTAATCtcaattatcaaaagaaatgaatgggaTCAATGCATTTTTTGATGATCAAGTAGAACCTCACTAGGAGGAAGAGATTAAgccaagttcaacaatttcaagctaCCTTTAATACTCATTAAATTTGAGTGATATAGgaaaatagaaattaacaaTGGTTACAAAATCTATCAAACAACATAATGAAAATAGCAgtgatgcaaataaaaaatgacgGTACTCACCTTAATTTATAATCCCACTCAAGTAAACGTGAAATCAGATCATGAGCTTCTGGTATGAACTCCACCCAGAACAAGTCCTTTTTGTTGTTCTCAATATTGATGCCGCGTTCCCAAAgttcaccaaatggatgtctTCCACGGGTAATGCAAAAGAACAAGACCAAACCTAAACTGAACATATCCATTGCCCATGTTTGATGCTCATGAAGAAGTTATTCATGTGCTTGCCATCCCAAGCTTCCACATCCTGCAATACACAGACATTAGAGatcaaccccccaaaaaaaagccATCATTACTAGGACCACATATAGATAAAAATGACAGAATCACCGGTCAATGAAGGGAAACGGTGGCAAAAGCTGTCAATCTCTACAAACTTTACCTCGACATAGAAGGCAATACAAATCAACCTGACTTCTAGCATAATAAAAAGAGACTGGTCCAGCAAGTCACAATATCAGCATAAGTTTTTAGCCAGTAATCTGAAAATGATTACCTCCGTATATATTCAGATTATGATTGGATCAACCATgaggaaaagaagatgaaaggtTTGAAAAAAGCTGTCATGAACACTTACCAGTGGCTGGACTTTCCAGAGAGAATTTATCTTCAGGAAGGCATTTAGTAATGCCCATGTCAAATAGCTGAGCAACTAATGAGCTAACTAATGATCTATTCTCAGTAATCAAGACATTTTGAGGCCTTAAGTCGCGATGGATCAATCTCAAATTATGCAAATGGACAAGTCCTGATACCACGCCCCTGTATCATAATACAAAGTAGACATTATGACTCCAACCAACAAAGTATCTGGAAGCAAATAGTATATGGGCCACTTGAAGGCATTGGAAAttaagcaaataattaaaaactaagCCATATCCTATTGGAAATTAAGGAACTTCTCTAAACACACTAAGATCCGATCGGATGCCAGAAGTCTTTTATAAACTCTGAATGAAAAACCCGGTACAGAATCTGATTTCCATATGAATCACATCAACATTTGCTGATATGAGCGCATAAGGATTAGGATTTATGGAATTAAAAAGGGAGCCGAATATACTGATATTACCAAAATGGGAACTTTATGATGTCATCACTAAAATTCATGATAACTAATCAATTTCCATGGGAAGAAAACTAAGAGTTCAGCCAGTGAAATTCAACTTAACCTAAGCCGCAAGGTTCAAAACTCAAAAACTTTTTGCAGGAGAGCTATTTAGTCCTTTGATTAGCACCTGATGCCTAGATAAGAGTTCATAGTGATATCTACGAGATGCTTCTCAGACATAAGCACAATATTACAGTTATCTCTCGATTCAATCCTTTTTGGCACGTGAAAACATGAAAATTACCTCATTAGATTCAGTAACAAAGGTGAGGGATGTCCATCTGCCCTCCACAGCTCAACATCCTGCATCCGAACCCTAATAGaatccaatttctttttataaccAACCAATGCTGGATTATTGAATGAGTTAATTGGAGAATCTGAATATGCTTGAATTAAATCATCTAAGCTGCAAACAGCATGCTCTAGAGCAAGAAACATGAAATCATCGTTTTGCTCCATTCCATAATACCGAACAATATTTGGATGTTTGTCAGATTCCATCAAATTCCGAATCTCATTGTAGGCAATTTCATGATGACCAAGGACCATTCGTTTTACCGCAACAGCCCGACCTTCATAAGAGCCCTCGACGACGATCGCCCCATTACTTCCCCTACCGATTTCTGTTCTTGATACGCAGAGTTTGCCAATGCTACGTTCTCCATTGCCACCACCAGGAAAGTTACTATACTCCGTTCCTGGGTTATACTTGCTCCTTCTTTTGTGAAGCCTGCCTTCGTTTTCTGAAGAGGCGCCATCGTCCTTTCTGTCAAGACTTCCATGCCcttccaaaaaaacaaaaaaagcgaAATTAATGATACACGTCTCTAACATCTAAATCAACCTCTTCGGGCGTCCGTATGTGGTCATGGTTCCAACTATTGTCGAGCGTACCTTCGATTTCTGAAGAAGACTCGACTTCTGGGATCGTCGCATCTCTGTCCGGGGAGGAGACCTCCTCCCGGTCGATGATCGGGTCGGACATGCTGCGAAAGCGGGAAAGACGGAGGCCGAGGAGAGGtgcttaggctgcgtttggcagtcgggataaaattcgggatatgatataatttatcctatcctacgtttggtgctcactcgggataggataaagtcggatataatgGGGACatagacaggataaaattatcccatgggggaggtgggataaaggtggataggatttctaatgtccataaaaggaaagttatttttcttgaataacaaacttattaaattaaaaaaattgaaattatatttcaatataaataatatttgaattctaatttaagaaaataaaaatttatttttaattaatcttattttaatttctttattcaattttaattatattttataattaacATTCaacctataaattaaatatttatatttattatatattttaggtatttttgtattttaggtatgttagtatagtttactatttgacaaatttttattaaagaatgatgaaaggggaaaaagaaataataatgaaaataatataaaaaaagagaaaaaataaaataaaataaataataaataaattaaggaataatgttacgagatattttcaccgtctttatttatgaacatttaggttcatttataataatatgtcgtttatataaaaaaaaatatacataatgtaaacatatccgactttaatactgcgattcaccaaacactggacaggatataaaaaaatcacaggatttcatatcctatcctatccaatcctatcccgattagaaatccggacgaccaaacgtagccttaggGTTTAGAAAGGATTAGGGTTTTAGTTTTGAAGCAAGAATCAGTGAAGAATATGTTATTtcgcttttttttatttgaaaaccgagttgttgttgttgttttttttttttaatctttttttggGCGAAAGTTTTATAATACGTTAGACTCCGGAAGGCACTGCTTTTTTAATTCGATTACTTACGCATAAAATAAATAACCTAGTTTTCCATTAAAAAGTCATTATCATATGACCTGATTAGTTCGAAAATACGGAATAaagttcttaaaaaaaaaagccatattAACCTAAAATTAGCACACCATATTTCGGATTACATCGaggcaaagacaaaaaaaaaaatgagaaaaaaaaaagagaatgatatAGTTACATATATTTTGGAATATACTTCGTTAAttttgctttgaggccaatctCATGTTAAAATCTCAAcacatgaaaatgttcaaaaaaGGATCAACACCAACGGTGATGTACCATTTTTACGTCAAAAGCAAGTTGTGTTCCGGCAGCATAGCGAAATGTACTCATTTTTGTCATGACTTACTCACTGCTCAGTAAATTATAATCTTAagtaactatataaaaatttagatGTGTATACCATAAAGTAGATAAAAGAAGTGACTTTACACTTTTTTGAGTAGGGAGGTTTGAAATTTTACAGAGACCTTATCTCCTCATACTCAAATTTAAATCAAGccttaatttaaacttttagccTGCCTCGGGTGTTTGCCCCCTGGCAATGTGAGCATCGCAATATGAATGGATCAAGAGGCAAACATCATCAACGCAATTGCTTTCTTGTGTTCAAACGAAGGTATGAAATCACTTCATTTTCTAGGGTCAGTAGATGAAGCATGGAAAGCCTTTGTATTTTTAGTGCATGGACGGAGCTTCTTTATGAACAGTCTTAATCTTCATTGCACGGCGTGATGTGTAATGTACTCGGAAAATCAAAATGTGTTGAgttttatttcattaaaattaaacgcaatttttcttgtatattctttttttattcgcAA of the Eucalyptus grandis isolate ANBG69807.140 chromosome 10, ASM1654582v1, whole genome shotgun sequence genome contains:
- the LOC104424006 gene encoding serine/threonine-protein kinase/endoribonuclease IRE1a-like, which encodes MSDPIIDREEVSSPDRDATIPEVESSSEIEGHGSLDRKDDGASSENEGRLHKRRSKYNPGTEYSNFPGGGNGERSIGKLCVSRTEIGRGSNGAIVVEGSYEGRAVAVKRMVLGHHEIAYNEIRNLMESDKHPNIVRYYGMEQNDDFMFLALEHAVCSLDDLIQAYSDSPINSFNNPALVGYKKKLDSIRVRMQDVELWRADGHPSPLLLNLMRGVVSGLVHLHNLRLIHRDLRPQNVLITENRSLVSSLVAQLFDMGITKCLPEDKFSLESPATGKCS